The proteins below come from a single Aspergillus oryzae RIB40 DNA, chromosome 5 genomic window:
- a CDS encoding uncharacterized protein (predicted protein): MYKHVVDQLNQGIPNLGAVVGPAEIKNTMATIINGQVFTPGLAIIDSPQPYTPLGGDSLQVAIDVSGNGQLTSSPSDATKFKDITLFLTSNELSKNFTISNGTEPKGNAYVGPVLEINPSTNVQQVNWNWPECLVGDEHSGSGSARGSYNISIHQSFKWDGKDYYTIFDLPVNITNAISKSDDRVDCKLLENDLLKPDEIAASNDTLPGQPWVDADASDGGNSSSSSGGGETNSGGRVRGTMKQWGLFAMVVGGLLLV; this comes from the exons AGGGGCAGTAGTTGGGCCAGCT GAAATTAAAAATACAAtggccaccatcatcaacggGCAGGTGTTTACCCCCGGGCTTGCGATTATCGACTCCCCTCAGCCCTATACTCCACTCGGAGGGG ACAGCCTCCAAGTAGCCATTGACGTCTCTGGAAACGGACAGCTGACCTCCAGCCCATCCGATGCCACTAAATTCAAGGACATTACTCTCTTCCTTACCTCGAATGAGCTTTCGAAGAACTTCACCATCTCTAATGGCACAGAGCCCAAGGGCAATGCCTATGTCGGTCCTGTCCTGGAGATCAACCCGTCTACTAACGTCCAACAAGTCAACTGGAACTGGCCTGAGTGCTTAGTGGGTGACGAGCATAGTGGTTCCGGCTCCGCGCGGGGATCGTACAATATCTCGATCCATCAGTCTTTCAAGTGGGATGGAAAGGACTACTATACGATTTTCGACTTGCCTGTCAACATCACCAATGCGATTAGCAAGTCGGACGATAGGGTCGATTGTAAATTGTTGGAGAACGACTTGCTCAAGCCCGATGAAATTGCCGCCAGCAATGATACTCTGCCCGGGCAGCCTTGGGTGGATGCAGATGCTAGTGATGGTGGTAATAGTAGTagcagcagtggtggtgGGGAGACTAACAGTGGTGGCCGTGTTAGAGGTACTATGAAGCAATGGGGTCTGTTTGCCATGGTGGTTGGGGGTCTGTTGCTGGTTTGA
- a CDS encoding uncharacterized protein (flavonol reductase/cinnamoyl-CoA reductase), producing MTENICLVTGASGFIASHVVQQLLESGHQVRATVRSIKNEKKIKHLLDMQAKWPGKLTLFEADLLKPGSFDEPAKGCSVVYHIASPFFIESRIRDGQKEVVEPALKGTQHVLDAVQKCETIKLVVVTSSVAAIFGDNADVQSMKDNTLSSEYFNTTSTVTHNSYSYSKVIAEKEAWKYYEAQPSPQRWRLVTINPGLVLGPSLSPTSESGSLSLLDQLLRGELFLGVPDLWFATVDVREVATAHLRVAQNPDSHGRYILADKETHSFVEFARILRSLAHSSRIPEHKLPNSLVRLCGPLLGLSQKWLKLNLGIGFNINNHASVEELKIVYRPLEETLADHFRSWSAQRKSH from the coding sequence ATGACAGAAAATATATGCCTCGTGACAGGCGCAAGTGGTTTCATAGCCAGTCATGTCGTCCAACAACTACTCGAGAGCGGTCATCAGGTCCGCGCGACGGTTCGCAGCATAaagaacgagaaaaagaTCAAACACCTACTCGATATGCAGGCCAAATGGCCCGGGAAATTGACTTTATTTGAGGCGGATCTCCTGAAACCAGGGTCATTCGACGAGCCAGCCAAGGGCTGTTCGGTGGTATACCACATTGCCTCACCCTTTTTTATCGAGAGTCGGATCCGTGACGGCCAGAAAGAGGTAGTCGAGCCAGCTCTCAAAGGAACACAACATGTTCTCGATGCGGTCCAGAAATGCGAAACGATCAAACTAGTCGTCGTCACATCATCGGTAGCGGCCATCTTTGGGGACAACGCAGATGTGCAGAGTATGAAGGATAATACACTCTCCAGCGAGTATttcaacaccaccagcaccgTCACCCACAATTCCTATTCTTATTCTAAGGTGATTGCCGAAAAGGAGGCGTGGAAATACTACGAGGCCCAACCGAGCCCACAGCGCTGGAGATTAGTGACAATCAACCCCGGGCTGGTTTTGGGCCCGTCGCTCTCTCCCACATCAGAATCTGGCAGCCTGTCTCTACTTGACCAGCTGCTCCGCGGCGAACTGTTCTTGGGAGTTCCAGACCTGTGGTTTGCCACTGTCGACGTCCGAGAGGTTGCCACGGCTCACCTTCGAGTAGCCCAAAACCCGGATTCGCATGGTCGCTATATCCTAGCCGACAAAGAGACGCATAGTTTTGTGGAGTTTGCTCGCATCCTACGCTCACTTGCTCACTCCAGCCGGATTCCGGAACATAAGCTTCCAAATTCGCTGGTGCGTTTGTGTGGACCGTTACTCGGCTTAAGCCAGAAATGGCTTAAATTGAATTTGGGTATCGGattcaatatcaacaatcatGCCAGTGTGGAGGAGTTAAAGATCGTTTACCGACCTTTGGAGGAGACACTGGCAGACCATTTCCGCTCCTGGAGCGCGCAGAGGAAGTCGCATTAG
- a CDS encoding uncharacterized protein (predicted protein), with protein sequence MSTSKACFPCRQVIDYTKSEPKDAIPHGSVDFLFDTVGLAMEYLCLMRPKTSRIISISTLPSGNLLQDSSVMRLPHRPTLPFVYKQALNLLDGVRKLRARRYGVEYSYMFLEPSGKDLDLLREYVEKGKLKPVVGTTANMWDIEDVRKACQVVYSNRGGLGKVVIQVVKPENAQ encoded by the exons ATGTCAACTAGCAAAGCATGTTTTCCATGCCGGCAAG TCATCGATTATACGAAGTCCGAACCAAAGGATGCCATCCCACACGGCTCAGTTGATTTCCTGTTCGATACCGTTGGCCTTGCCATGGAATATCTATGCCTGATGCGGCCGAAGACCAGTCGGATTATCTCGATCTCAACCTTGCCGTCGGGAAATTTGCTACAGGATTCGTCAGTCATGAGACTTCCCCATCGCCCGACTCTACCCTTCGTCTACAAACAAGCTTTgaatctgcttgatggcgTCCGTAAGCTGCGTGCACGACGATACGGCGTGGAGTACTCATATATGTTCCTGGAGCCCAGTGGGAAAGACCTGGATCTCTTACGCGAATATGTCGAAAAGGGCAAGTTGAAACCTGTGGTTGGAACCACGGCTAATATGTGGGATATCGAAGACGTGCGAAAAGCTTGTCAGGTTGTGTACAGCAATCGCGGTGGTCTGGGGAAGGTGGTTATCCAGGTTGTCAAGCCCGAGAATGCGCAATAG